The sequence GTGAGAGCCTCGGTTTTGTTGGAGTAAAATCAACTCATGTCGGCGTTTGCTAATCGCCAAGAAGAGGGCTAATAAAATCGTGACCACATACAGCCATGGTGAGATGGGGGCTTCAATCACAAATGCGCCGGCCATAGCACGGAGAACGAAACCGGCTGCAATTGAAAAGACATCAAGGAGGACGATGTTCTTCAAAATGAATGTGTAGGCGAGATTGTTGAGGACATAGGCGAGTGCTGCTACGCCAAACCACTTTTGAAGCCAGAAGGCGCATGGAATAAGTGTGCCGAACAAGAGAATGACGCTGATAGTGGCCACGGAGCGTTTGAGACGCCCGGATGGTAGGGGGCGGTGGCGTTTGACCGGGTGCTGACGGTCTTTTTCGATATCTGCCAGGTCATTTAGAATGTACACTGCACTTGATAGCAGACAGAAAAGCCCAAAAGCCGCGACGGAAGTCAGTACGGCGGGTGGTGAAAGAAGAAGGCGATCGTCTGAGAAGACAAGCCCCGCGAAGATAACCAGGTTTTTCGTCCATTGCTTTGGACGCATGGTTTCAAGCAACGCCATCATTTGTGAATAAGGTGAAGTATCTGATTCATGGGGCTGGAACGAAGGCATGCCCGTCCTCCTCAAAATGTATATTTGGGACAGGCAGATACTATGCAAGGTGTTTGAGGCGTCAATCGGGGGGAGAATGGGGAAGAAAGAACGCTTGGATGTTTTGCTTGTTCATAAAGGGCTTGTGGAGAGTCGCACGCAAGCCCAGCGCCTGATTATGGCGGGGGCGGTGCGTGTGGATGGCCAAGTGGTGACAAAAGCGGGTACGCGTATTCCGCAAGATGCGGTGTTGGAAGTTGAAGCGGCGCAGCCGTATGTCAGTCGTGGTGGGTACAAATTGGCGGCGGCACTGGACACGTTTGGGCTGGATGTGCGTGGGATGGTGGCCGCTGATGTGGGCGCCAGTACGGGCGGGTTTACCGATGTGTTGTTGCAACGTGGCGCAAAGCGTGTCTATGCAATTGACGTTGGATATGGACAGTTGGCCTGGAAGTTGCGTGAGGATGAGCGGGTTGTTGTTATGGAGCGTACCAATGCCCGCTATGTTGAAAAATTGCCTGAAACGGTACACCTTGTCACGATAGATGCCTCTTTCATTTCGCAGCGTTTGCTTTTACCCGCCGTGCGTAAGTGGTTGGATGAGCAAGGGCATGTTGTGGCATTGATTAAACCGCAGTTTGAAGCCGGACGTGACCAGGTGGGTAGAGGCGGGGTTGTACGGCATCCGGCAGTACACAAGCAGGTTCTCCAAGCGTTGGTTCGTTGGGCGTATGAAGAAGGATGGTGTGTAAATGGCTTGACGTATAGCCCGATACGTGGGCCGTCGGGCAATATTGAGTTTTTGTGGTGGTTACGCCTCTCAGATGGGCTTCCAATCGAGAGAGTACATCAGCAGATAGATGAAGTTGTTGAAAAAGCGCACAAGGCTTTGCCAAATAAAGCGAAACATATACACTAGAATGGCCCATTTGGCGATTCAGGCAATCTTGAAGTAGCCTTTGATGCAACGAAGGAGTGGACGGCTTGTGAGCGCACAGTTTCGTTTACGATTTTGGGGAGTCCGCGGCAGTTACCCTGTACCTGGCCCGGGCACGATTCATGTGGGGGGGAATACGCCCTGCGTTGAAATTGAAGCCAATGGGCATTTGATTATTCTCGACGGTGGCACTGGTTTGATTCATTTAGGCAATGACCTCGTGCGACGGCAGCGTGAAAATGGCGGGAAGCCTATTCACGCTGTTATTTTATTTAGCCATACGCACCATGACCACACACAGGGCGTCCCCTATTTTACGCCGGCGTATATCCCCACATCAACGTTTTATATCTTTGGTCCCCGTATGTTCCATGAGCAAGTCAATGAAGCGTTGCGCCGTTCCATGTTGCCGCCCAATTTCCCCATAGAGTTGGATGATTTGCGTTCCATGCGCATTGTGCGTGATTTGCATGAGGCTGAGAGTTTGTGGCTTTTGCCTGAACAGCCCGAACCGATGATTCGGAACATTTACCGTGAAGGGCCGTTAGATGTAGATGATGTTGTGCGTATTGACGTCCTCAAGAGTTATGGGCATCCGCAAGAGGGTGTGTACATTTACAAGATTTCATACCGTGGGCATTCGATTGTCTATGCAACGGATACGGAAGGTTATATTGGTGGGGACCGGCGATTGATTCAGTTTTCACGCGGGGCGGATGTGCTGATTCATGATGCTCAGTACACACAGGCTGAATACCTGGACCCCGTTGTTTCAAAGCAGGGGTGGGGGCATAGCACGCCGGAAATGGCCATTGAGGTTGCCCAAGCCGCGCAGGTTAAGCGATTGTATCTGTTTCATCATGATCCTTCACATGATGATGAAACGTTGTTTGAGATTGAGGCGGAAGCCCAAAAGTTGTTCCCCAATACGTATCTTGCGCGAGAGGGGCTGGATATTACGATTCTCTAAGCAGGTATGTAGATATCAACAAACGCAAAAAAGCGGGGAAACCCCGCTTTTTCGTGTAGAGTACCTGGCCTTTGGTTCAGAACCCCCCGCTGAGGAATCCCGCGACCAAACTCAACACCATGCTAATGACAATGAGCAGGCTGAGAGCATAGAAAATCTTGGTGTTGCGGTTCATCTGTGCAGCGCGGCGTGTGCTGTACGTCACGGTGCTACTTTTCTTCTTGCGCGATTTGTTTTTCTTCGCCATGGAAACCCTCCCTGACATGTGCTCGGTGTGAGCACACTATACCACAAGCAGGCTTTGGTGAAAAACGAGAGCGGAGAGAAGGCATTGCCCGTTTGCCGCGACGATGCTAAGATTGGTCAGACTCAGCAAGGAAGGAAGCCTTATGGCGCGACAAGCCCTGTATCG is a genomic window of Ardenticatena maritima containing:
- a CDS encoding decaprenyl-phosphate phosphoribosyltransferase; this encodes MPSFQPHESDTSPYSQMMALLETMRPKQWTKNLVIFAGLVFSDDRLLLSPPAVLTSVAAFGLFCLLSSAVYILNDLADIEKDRQHPVKRHRPLPSGRLKRSVATISVILLFGTLIPCAFWLQKWFGVAALAYVLNNLAYTFILKNIVLLDVFSIAAGFVLRAMAGAFVIEAPISPWLYVVTILLALFLAISKRRHELILLQQNRGSHRRVLEEYTEELLDEMLSVVTASTVIAYSLYTFTAQNLPDNHAMMLTIPFALYGLFRYLYLIHRKNLGGAPEEALLQDKPLMATILLWGVLVISILYIFPR
- a CDS encoding TlyA family RNA methyltransferase, whose product is MGKKERLDVLLVHKGLVESRTQAQRLIMAGAVRVDGQVVTKAGTRIPQDAVLEVEAAQPYVSRGGYKLAAALDTFGLDVRGMVAADVGASTGGFTDVLLQRGAKRVYAIDVGYGQLAWKLREDERVVVMERTNARYVEKLPETVHLVTIDASFISQRLLLPAVRKWLDEQGHVVALIKPQFEAGRDQVGRGGVVRHPAVHKQVLQALVRWAYEEGWCVNGLTYSPIRGPSGNIEFLWWLRLSDGLPIERVHQQIDEVVEKAHKALPNKAKHIH
- a CDS encoding MBL fold metallo-hydrolase, with amino-acid sequence MSAQFRLRFWGVRGSYPVPGPGTIHVGGNTPCVEIEANGHLIILDGGTGLIHLGNDLVRRQRENGGKPIHAVILFSHTHHDHTQGVPYFTPAYIPTSTFYIFGPRMFHEQVNEALRRSMLPPNFPIELDDLRSMRIVRDLHEAESLWLLPEQPEPMIRNIYREGPLDVDDVVRIDVLKSYGHPQEGVYIYKISYRGHSIVYATDTEGYIGGDRRLIQFSRGADVLIHDAQYTQAEYLDPVVSKQGWGHSTPEMAIEVAQAAQVKRLYLFHHDPSHDDETLFEIEAEAQKLFPNTYLAREGLDITIL